A single Defluviitalea saccharophila DNA region contains:
- the sigF gene encoding RNA polymerase sporulation sigma factor SigF, which produces MDRTLELIRSAQSGDTAARDILVEENIGLVWSIVKRFKNRGYDIEDLFQIGSIGLIKSIDKFDLNYDVKFSTYAVPMIMGEIKRFMRDDGMIKVSRSLKEIGQKAKMLKEALTKQNEREPTIQELADEMDIEVEELVMALEANSDVESLQSVIYEGDGNPIRLIDKLDLDSNYENNMIDKIALEQVIEKLNPKEKQIITMRYFNDKTQTEIADVIGISQVQVSRIEKKILKSMKEMFG; this is translated from the coding sequence ATGGATAGAACATTGGAATTAATCAGGAGTGCACAATCAGGAGATACAGCTGCCAGAGATATACTTGTAGAAGAAAATATAGGATTGGTATGGAGTATAGTCAAACGTTTTAAGAATCGAGGCTATGATATCGAAGATTTATTTCAAATTGGGAGCATAGGACTAATAAAAAGTATCGATAAGTTCGATCTGAATTATGATGTTAAATTTTCAACCTATGCCGTCCCAATGATTATGGGAGAAATAAAAAGATTTATGAGGGACGACGGAATGATTAAAGTCAGCAGATCCCTCAAAGAAATAGGGCAAAAGGCGAAAATGTTAAAAGAGGCTCTCACAAAGCAAAACGAGAGAGAACCTACCATTCAGGAATTAGCAGATGAAATGGATATAGAAGTAGAAGAATTGGTTATGGCCTTAGAAGCCAATAGTGATGTTGAGTCTCTTCAATCGGTTATTTATGAAGGGGATGGTAACCCTATTAGATTAATTGATAAATTGGATTTGGATTCTAATTATGAAAACAATATGATTGATAAAATCGCCTTGGAACAAGTGATTGAGAAATTAAATCCAAAAGAAAAACAAATCATAACCATGAGATATTTTAATGACAAAACCCAAACTGAAATTGCAGATGTCATAGGCATTTCCCAAGTACAAGTTTCAAGAATTGAAAAGAAAATATTAAAGTCGATGAAAGAAATGTTCGGTTAG
- a CDS encoding stage V sporulation protein AA, with protein MTVYIKPYKKTTIYNKKKIIIKDIAEIAAPKNIGDSIEKIQLLEIQENKKKNFMISIIDIIKAIHEKYPDVDVDNVGETYSIIEYSPNEHKESPILTFLKVFTVSCILFAGGGIAIMTFHTDAALPDVLRQLYEMFTGIETDKPYWIQVPYSIGIAVGIIVFFNHFSSKKITDDPTPIEVEMDSYEDSVEDCIIDSIIEEKRRNK; from the coding sequence ATGACTGTGTATATCAAGCCGTATAAAAAAACAACCATCTATAATAAAAAAAAGATAATTATTAAAGACATTGCGGAAATCGCTGCTCCCAAAAATATCGGAGATTCCATTGAAAAAATTCAACTACTGGAGATACAAGAAAATAAGAAAAAAAATTTTATGATTTCTATTATAGATATTATCAAAGCAATTCATGAAAAGTATCCAGATGTTGATGTTGATAATGTTGGAGAAACCTATAGCATTATTGAATATTCTCCTAATGAACATAAAGAAAGTCCTATTTTAACTTTTTTAAAAGTATTTACTGTTTCCTGTATATTATTTGCCGGCGGAGGCATTGCTATAATGACTTTTCATACAGATGCGGCGCTCCCGGATGTATTGAGACAACTGTATGAAATGTTTACAGGGATTGAAACCGATAAACCTTATTGGATACAAGTACCTTATTCAATCGGTATTGCTGTAGGCATTATCGTTTTTTTTAACCATTTTTCTTCTAAGAAAATCACCGATGATCCTACGCCTATTGAGGTTGAAATGGACAGTTATGAAGACAGTGTAGAAGATTGTATCATTGACAGTATCATAGAAGAGAAAAGGAGAAATAAATAA
- a CDS encoding trypsin-like peptidase domain-containing protein: MGRFTLHKGFRILLVMLFFTFTMVQNLYAENSLTDNSLDTRTLAMINKPGVVLVQTVWTADLTLYEFSIDSQFEQDMINEVYYLIESGTIPNTEQAMYSAMVQMMIESLPYYTFNTGNIYTEQASTAAVGTGFIVTPDGYLVTNAHVVNTDEEQLYLNFVMTALQNYAIEGTNSFAAEMRTLGYEMSQEEIDGLMNTFYNILAQNIAINNLQTRYQCFLGNVTPGSDVSAKGVGLDLRKMGEPIPGKDVAILKLDKTNLPTVTLGDDSKLRTGDKVYAMGYPAVATLDEALNVSQAIQEPTLTSGIISARKEMAGGWNILQTDAAIHGGNSGGPLFNERGEVIGINTFGMLDPNSGSQVAGMDFAIPISIALQFLNEINVTPTESQFTSHYKEAINLFKNERYNEALEILRGLNETNPGYPVVSELLAECRTLADQQAQMETALSTEAEVKDDQAGEFLIFVFVGIGVILIILIVVITLLAVRRKKTPKTLQPTTQQVSSSKEIESLNTIICSNCGKNLPIDSKFCSGCGYAFPAKPKFIDQCPKCNNPVKDGDLFCSSCGAKISENNE, encoded by the coding sequence ATGGGAAGGTTTACTCTTCACAAAGGATTTAGGATTTTGCTTGTAATGCTATTCTTTACATTTACTATGGTACAGAATCTATATGCAGAGAATAGTCTTACAGACAACTCACTAGATACTAGAACTTTGGCCATGATCAATAAACCCGGAGTAGTCTTGGTTCAGACGGTTTGGACAGCAGACCTAACTTTATATGAATTTTCGATTGACAGCCAATTTGAGCAAGATATGATTAATGAGGTTTATTACTTAATTGAAAGTGGTACTATTCCAAATACCGAACAAGCGATGTATTCGGCGATGGTGCAGATGATGATTGAAAGTTTGCCATATTATACCTTTAATACAGGTAATATTTATACGGAACAGGCAAGTACGGCTGCAGTAGGTACTGGATTTATCGTTACACCGGACGGATACTTAGTAACCAATGCCCATGTAGTGAATACCGATGAAGAACAATTATATTTGAATTTCGTTATGACTGCTCTCCAAAACTATGCGATCGAAGGAACCAACAGCTTTGCGGCGGAAATGAGAACTCTTGGCTATGAAATGAGTCAAGAAGAAATTGATGGACTTATGAACACCTTTTACAATATATTGGCCCAAAATATCGCAATTAATAATCTTCAAACAAGATATCAATGCTTCTTGGGCAATGTGACGCCGGGAAGTGATGTCAGCGCTAAGGGAGTAGGACTGGATCTTAGAAAAATGGGAGAGCCGATTCCCGGTAAAGACGTAGCGATTTTAAAGCTGGATAAAACGAATCTTCCTACGGTTACTTTAGGGGATGATTCAAAACTTCGAACCGGTGACAAAGTATATGCTATGGGATATCCTGCAGTTGCTACTTTGGATGAGGCCCTTAATGTTTCCCAGGCAATTCAGGAACCCACTCTAACCAGCGGAATTATCAGCGCCCGAAAGGAAATGGCAGGAGGATGGAATATTCTTCAGACGGATGCAGCAATCCATGGGGGAAATTCTGGAGGGCCATTGTTTAACGAAAGAGGAGAAGTCATAGGTATTAATACCTTTGGTATGCTTGATCCGAATAGTGGAAGTCAAGTTGCCGGAATGGATTTTGCCATACCGATTAGTATTGCTCTTCAATTCTTAAATGAGATAAATGTAACGCCTACAGAGAGTCAGTTTACGTCCCATTATAAAGAAGCCATAAATCTATTTAAGAATGAAAGATATAATGAAGCCCTGGAGATTTTACGAGGCTTAAATGAAACAAATCCAGGATATCCTGTAGTATCAGAGCTGCTTGCAGAATGTCGTACTCTGGCAGACCAGCAAGCTCAAATGGAGACGGCTCTGTCAACCGAGGCAGAAGTAAAGGATGATCAGGCAGGAGAATTTCTTATTTTTGTATTCGTTGGAATTGGTGTTATACTGATCATTTTGATAGTAGTTATTACCTTACTGGCTGTACGTCGGAAAAAAACACCAAAGACTTTACAGCCTACAACCCAACAGGTTTCCAGTTCCAAGGAAATTGAAAGTTTGAATACTATCATATGCAGTAACTGTGGTAAAAACCTCCCCATAGACTCTAAATTCTGCAGTGGCTGCGGATATGCTTTTCCTGCAAAGCCTAAATTCATAGACCAATGTCCAAAGTGCAATAATCCTGTTAAAGATGGAGATCTTTTCTGCAGCAGCTGCGGAGCAAAAATTTCTGAAAATAATGAATAA
- the spoIIAA gene encoding anti-sigma F factor antagonist: MDIKYSMKKGSLIVRISGEIDHHTSENIREKLDREFQRQNAKNIIFDFSDIQFMDSSGIGVIMGRYKNVKERGGKVGIFNVHPQIDRIFQLSGLYKIINHYHSLDEAVSSLQ, encoded by the coding sequence ATGGATATTAAGTATTCAATGAAGAAAGGAAGCCTTATTGTAAGGATTTCAGGAGAAATTGATCATCATACTTCTGAGAATATAAGAGAAAAATTAGACAGGGAATTTCAAAGACAGAACGCAAAAAATATTATCTTTGATTTTTCTGACATTCAATTTATGGACAGCTCAGGTATAGGAGTAATCATGGGAAGATATAAGAATGTCAAGGAACGGGGAGGAAAAGTAGGTATTTTTAATGTACATCCTCAGATTGATAGAATCTTTCAACTTTCAGGTTTGTACAAAATCATTAATCACTATCACAGCTTAGACGAAGCAGTATCAAGTCTGCAATAG
- the mnmA gene encoding tRNA 2-thiouridine(34) synthase MnmA, with the protein MENNPKNTRVVIGMSGGVDSSVAALLLKEQGYEVIGVFMKNWDESDELGFCTSAEDYEDVRRVCDQIQIPYYTVNFEKEYWDKVFTYFLDEYKKGRTPNPDVLCNKEIKFKAFLEHALKLGADYIATGHYARVDFHDGEYRLLRGVDNNKDQTYFLNQLNQYQLSKAMFPVGHLTKPELRKIAEDAKLHTAKKKDSTGICFIGERNFKEFLSNFLPAKPGDIYSLDGKLVGKHDGLMYYTLGQRRGLGIGGSGTGEPWFVVDKDLEKNILYVVQGENHPSLYSYGLIATDVNWISQKEMPSVFTCTAKFRYRQPDQEVIVHLLNNNTCRVVFNKPQKAITPGQAVVFYNGEVCLGGGTIDKVIKKRNAL; encoded by the coding sequence ATGGAAAACAATCCTAAAAATACTCGAGTTGTAATCGGAATGTCCGGAGGAGTAGATTCTTCCGTGGCAGCCTTACTGTTAAAAGAACAAGGCTATGAGGTTATCGGGGTATTTATGAAAAACTGGGATGAATCCGATGAATTAGGTTTTTGCACTTCGGCGGAAGACTATGAGGACGTTAGAAGAGTCTGCGACCAAATTCAAATTCCTTATTATACAGTAAACTTCGAAAAAGAATACTGGGATAAAGTGTTTACCTATTTTCTAGATGAATATAAAAAAGGAAGGACTCCTAACCCCGATGTATTATGCAATAAAGAAATAAAATTCAAGGCATTTCTTGAACATGCTTTAAAATTAGGAGCGGATTACATCGCAACAGGACATTATGCACGCGTTGACTTTCATGATGGGGAATACCGACTCCTTAGAGGGGTAGACAATAATAAGGACCAAACTTATTTTCTAAATCAACTGAATCAATATCAGCTTTCCAAAGCAATGTTTCCTGTAGGGCATTTAACAAAGCCTGAACTGAGAAAAATTGCTGAAGATGCCAAGTTGCATACTGCAAAAAAGAAAGACAGTACTGGTATTTGTTTTATCGGAGAAAGGAATTTTAAAGAGTTCTTAAGTAATTTTTTGCCTGCAAAACCGGGAGATATTTATTCCTTAGATGGGAAGTTAGTGGGAAAACACGACGGATTAATGTACTACACCCTGGGGCAAAGGAGAGGCTTAGGCATCGGTGGTTCGGGTACTGGTGAGCCTTGGTTTGTAGTAGATAAAGATTTGGAGAAAAACATCCTATACGTTGTTCAAGGTGAAAATCATCCCAGCCTTTATTCTTACGGATTAATCGCCACAGATGTAAATTGGATCAGTCAAAAGGAAATGCCCTCTGTGTTTACTTGTACGGCAAAATTTAGATACCGTCAGCCAGATCAGGAGGTTATAGTCCACCTGCTTAATAACAATACCTGTAGAGTAGTCTTTAACAAGCCTCAAAAAGCTATTACCCCCGGGCAAGCTGTTGTTTTTTATAATGGCGAGGTTTGTCTAGGTGGAGGAACAATAGATAAAGTCATAAAAAAAAGAAATGCCCTCTAA
- the spoVAD gene encoding stage V sporulation protein AD — MSKRIGKQTIQFDSPPSIIATASTVGPKEGKGPLASYFDVVLQDPLWGENSWEKAESKIVKKTIERVIQKANLTPEDINYIFAGDLLNQLTASTFGIRGFNIPFFGLFGACSTMSESMSLGAMAIDGGFADYIVAEASSHFCSSEKQFRFPLELGTQRPLTASWTVTGSGAVVLAKNGSGPYITHVTTGKIVDLGIKDPMNMGAAMAPAAADTIVAHFKDTGRTPKDYDLIITGDLGSVGKELALELVRKSNYDIENIFSDCGIEIFDPVTQDTHAGGSGCGCSAVTFAGYLYKEMQNNKWNRILFIPTGALMSPGSTQQGESIPGIAHAVAIDNKWA, encoded by the coding sequence ATGTCAAAACGTATAGGAAAACAAACGATTCAATTCGATTCGCCTCCCAGTATTATTGCAACTGCTTCAACAGTAGGACCAAAAGAAGGGAAAGGTCCTTTGGCAAGCTATTTTGATGTGGTACTCCAAGACCCGTTATGGGGTGAAAATAGCTGGGAAAAGGCTGAAAGTAAAATTGTTAAGAAAACAATTGAAAGAGTAATCCAGAAGGCTAATTTAACTCCGGAGGATATTAATTATATATTTGCAGGGGACTTACTAAATCAGTTAACAGCCAGTACTTTTGGTATTAGGGGCTTTAATATTCCGTTTTTCGGGCTTTTTGGAGCCTGTTCAACCATGTCAGAATCTATGTCATTAGGAGCCATGGCAATTGATGGGGGATTTGCGGATTATATTGTTGCGGAAGCATCCAGTCATTTTTGCAGTTCTGAAAAACAGTTCAGATTTCCACTGGAATTAGGAACCCAAAGACCCCTTACAGCTTCCTGGACCGTAACAGGAAGCGGTGCAGTAGTTCTTGCAAAGAACGGGTCAGGACCATATATTACCCATGTTACAACAGGTAAAATCGTGGATTTAGGAATCAAAGACCCGATGAATATGGGAGCGGCCATGGCACCAGCAGCTGCAGATACTATAGTAGCTCATTTTAAAGATACCGGTCGTACCCCTAAGGATTATGACTTGATTATTACAGGGGACCTAGGTTCCGTTGGAAAAGAACTAGCACTTGAATTGGTTAGAAAAAGCAACTACGATATCGAAAATATCTTTTCTGACTGTGGAATTGAAATATTTGATCCTGTTACTCAGGATACCCATGCCGGAGGAAGCGGCTGCGGATGTTCTGCCGTAACATTTGCAGGATACTTGTATAAAGAAATGCAGAATAATAAATGGAACCGCATACTATTTATTCCCACTGGTGCACTCATGAGTCCGGGAAGTACACAGCAGGGAGAATCGATTCCTGGTATCGCTCATGCAGTGGCAATAGATAATAAATGGGCATAG
- the spoVAE gene encoding stage V sporulation protein AE — protein sequence MDYIKAFIVGGIICAIGQILIDRTKLMSGRILVLFVTLGAALHGMGLYEPIVKFAGAGATVPLPGFGYALAKGAIEEVEKVGLRGAFMGGLKATAAGITAAIVFAYLSALIFNPKAKE from the coding sequence ATGGATTATATAAAAGCATTTATAGTAGGCGGAATTATATGTGCCATAGGGCAGATATTAATAGATAGAACAAAGTTAATGTCCGGCAGAATTTTAGTCTTATTTGTTACTTTGGGAGCAGCTCTGCATGGCATGGGATTATATGAACCCATAGTAAAATTTGCCGGAGCAGGCGCTACGGTTCCTTTGCCCGGTTTTGGATATGCCTTGGCAAAAGGGGCAATCGAAGAGGTAGAGAAGGTAGGTTTAAGAGGTGCATTTATGGGAGGATTAAAGGCAACTGCGGCGGGAATCACGGCGGCGATTGTCTTTGCCTATTTATCAGCGCTCATTTTTAATCCAAAAGCAAAAGAGTAA
- the spoVAC gene encoding stage V sporulation protein AC — MDQMQDMKKEYAQMVEKVSPKSNTVRDCARAFWVGGVICTIGQIITNIIKSFGYSQDEAGILTTITLVFLGILLTGLDIYDSIGKYAGAGSIVPITGFANAMVSPAIEFKKEGYVFGVGARMFTIAGPVIVYGVIASVIVGIIHYFI, encoded by the coding sequence ATGGATCAAATGCAAGATATGAAAAAAGAATATGCACAGATGGTCGAGAAAGTATCTCCTAAATCAAATACCGTAAGAGATTGTGCCAGAGCATTTTGGGTTGGCGGAGTCATTTGTACCATTGGACAAATCATTACAAATATCATTAAAAGCTTCGGATATAGTCAAGATGAAGCAGGGATTCTGACAACGATTACTCTTGTTTTTTTAGGAATTCTTTTAACAGGACTGGATATTTACGATTCTATAGGAAAATATGCCGGAGCAGGTTCCATTGTACCTATTACCGGATTTGCCAATGCTATGGTATCCCCTGCAATTGAGTTTAAAAAAGAAGGATATGTGTTTGGGGTAGGTGCCAGAATGTTTACGATTGCAGGCCCTGTTATTGTATATGGTGTCATAGCATCGGTGATCGTCGGAATTATACATTATTTTATATAG
- a CDS encoding stage V sporulation protein AB gives MFWGRLLSVLVGFSGGVVIAGGVFAFIAIIGIIPRLMQKTKTNKYVILYENIIILGGIFGSLTMIWDMKIPIGKIGSGIIGFSFGIFVGCLAVSLAEILDVIPIMARRLIIKKGIGFFLISVAIGKAIGALIYWILPGFIQYK, from the coding sequence ATGTTTTGGGGTAGATTATTGTCTGTCTTAGTTGGGTTTAGCGGTGGAGTGGTTATAGCCGGCGGGGTATTTGCGTTTATTGCAATTATAGGCATTATTCCAAGACTTATGCAAAAGACGAAAACAAACAAGTACGTGATTTTATATGAGAACATTATTATCTTAGGTGGTATTTTTGGAAGCCTTACAATGATTTGGGATATGAAGATTCCCATCGGAAAAATTGGGTCAGGCATTATAGGATTTTCCTTTGGTATATTTGTAGGATGTTTAGCCGTGTCGTTAGCCGAAATACTGGATGTTATACCTATTATGGCTAGAAGGCTGATCATTAAGAAAGGAATTGGTTTTTTTCTTATTAGTGTTGCCATAGGAAAAGCAATAGGCGCTTTGATATACTGGATACTTCCGGGATTTATTCAATACAAATAA
- the spoIIAB gene encoding anti-sigma F factor: protein MQYQNSMKVSFVSKSQNEAFARVAVAAFVSQLDPTVEEISDIKTAVSEAVTNAVIHGYENQEGIITVSCNIADNIVDITITDEGVGIEDINQAREPLYTSKPELERSGMGFTMMETFMDEVEVESEKGKGTVVRMRKKLRSLD, encoded by the coding sequence ATGCAATATCAAAATTCGATGAAAGTATCATTTGTTAGCAAATCACAAAATGAAGCTTTTGCACGGGTTGCAGTAGCGGCTTTTGTCTCTCAACTAGATCCCACAGTAGAAGAAATATCGGATATTAAAACTGCCGTTTCAGAGGCTGTTACGAATGCGGTCATTCACGGATACGAAAATCAAGAAGGCATTATCACTGTAAGCTGCAATATTGCTGACAATATAGTTGATATCACCATTACTGACGAGGGGGTAGGCATTGAGGATATTAATCAAGCAAGGGAACCATTATACACTTCCAAGCCGGAGTTGGAACGCTCAGGAATGGGGTTTACTATGATGGAAACATTTATGGATGAAGTAGAGGTAGAATCTGAAAAAGGCAAAGGGACAGTTGTTCGAATGAGAAAAAAACTGCGTAGCTTGGATTAG
- a CDS encoding PBP1A family penicillin-binding protein → MNFSKESNDKKKSAINSKNKKVKKRLSIIIFRIIFIILIFGAFAAVGGGLGVFLGIVNTAPDIKDIKLTPKRYTSIIYDLNGNEIDRLHGDENRIYAELDKIPKHLQHAFIAIEDERFYTHNGVDFKGMVRALVVNIKERSFSEGASTITQQLIKNRVLTTEKKIERKLQEQYLAVQLEKIYDKDQILEWYLNEIGLGHGLNGVQAAANRYFNKDVSELTLAESAVIAAITQNPSRYSPISFPENNRDRQKIVLKKMLEQEYITQSEYDEAINEDVYSKVQETSQQYVEDSKHSYYVDQIIEDVINDLQVKKGYTATEASNMLYSGGLSIYTPFNQKMQNIVDEYYAKDELYPPQSFELKVVYNVSIEKSDGSVKHLGGEGIIANKDGIEAFKEQKLKDWEISESDKIIKEQVYTVPQPQSAMVIMDYHNGHVLAISGGRGEKIGNLMFNRATHAKRQPGSAFKVLAAYAPALDTGKATPATVIDDVPLQVKDGSSKKFINNWTGRYEGLSTVREGIYNSMNVLAVKTLLDTGINTSFDYLQHFGFTTLVDNEERNGRIYTDKNPVLALGGITDGVTPLELTAAYGAIANKGVYNEPVFYTKILDHDGNLLIDNTPQQRRVLKETTAFLLTNMMEDVITRGTGGLARFKKINMPIAGKTGTTSDDKDLVFAGYTPYYVAGIWLGHDTPKKLRYDKSYHNLLWSAIMEEIHKELPTKKFEVPNGIVQARICTESGKLATSTCEHDPRGSTAKYEYFEQGTQPKDYCDVHKVEKICIVSGQLANEYCPEDTIKEKVFIVRPVPYVPASKNGPFPKDAQYELPVSKENASCNMHGPNANTNIDPNNPDGFTIPEADGSGNIITPGNNGNSNNNGNTGNNGNPGNNNSQNPFTPPDSHTPDSSITDTPNSMDDFYIPLP, encoded by the coding sequence ATGAACTTTTCAAAAGAATCCAATGATAAAAAGAAAAGTGCCATTAATTCTAAGAATAAAAAAGTCAAGAAACGTCTTAGCATTATTATATTTCGCATCATCTTTATAATTTTGATATTTGGGGCATTTGCTGCTGTCGGAGGAGGATTAGGAGTATTTCTTGGGATTGTCAATACAGCACCGGATATAAAAGACATTAAACTGACACCAAAAAGGTATACTTCTATCATTTATGATTTAAACGGGAATGAAATTGATCGTCTACATGGGGATGAAAACAGAATTTATGCTGAATTAGATAAAATCCCTAAACATTTACAGCATGCATTTATAGCTATAGAAGACGAACGTTTCTATACCCACAATGGAGTAGATTTCAAAGGTATGGTAAGAGCATTGGTAGTTAATATTAAAGAACGTTCTTTTAGTGAAGGTGCCAGTACCATTACCCAACAGCTCATTAAAAACAGAGTTCTAACAACAGAAAAAAAGATCGAAAGAAAACTTCAAGAGCAATATTTAGCAGTACAGCTTGAAAAAATCTATGATAAAGACCAAATCCTGGAATGGTATCTCAACGAAATCGGATTAGGCCATGGATTAAACGGAGTACAAGCTGCCGCCAATAGATATTTTAATAAAGACGTATCTGAATTAACCTTAGCGGAAAGTGCGGTTATTGCAGCAATTACACAAAATCCTTCACGATATAGTCCAATTAGTTTTCCGGAAAATAATCGTGACAGACAGAAAATCGTTTTAAAGAAAATGCTTGAACAGGAATATATTACTCAGAGTGAGTATGATGAAGCCATTAATGAAGATGTATATTCCAAAGTTCAGGAAACCAGTCAGCAATATGTAGAAGACTCTAAACATTCATATTATGTTGACCAGATTATTGAAGATGTCATTAATGACTTACAGGTTAAAAAAGGCTATACAGCCACTGAAGCCAGCAATATGCTTTACAGCGGCGGACTAAGTATTTATACCCCTTTTAATCAAAAAATGCAGAATATCGTAGATGAATATTATGCAAAGGATGAATTATATCCTCCTCAATCATTTGAATTAAAAGTTGTTTATAATGTATCCATAGAAAAATCCGACGGTTCTGTAAAACACCTTGGAGGAGAAGGTATCATTGCCAATAAGGATGGCATTGAAGCTTTTAAAGAACAAAAATTAAAAGACTGGGAAATATCTGAAAGCGATAAAATCATAAAAGAACAGGTATACACTGTTCCTCAACCCCAATCCGCAATGGTAATCATGGATTATCATAATGGTCATGTATTAGCCATTTCCGGTGGACGAGGAGAAAAAATAGGTAACCTGATGTTTAATCGTGCAACCCACGCAAAACGTCAGCCCGGTTCGGCATTTAAGGTCCTGGCGGCCTATGCTCCTGCCCTGGATACCGGAAAAGCAACCCCAGCAACTGTGATCGACGATGTCCCTTTACAAGTAAAGGATGGTTCATCCAAAAAATTTATTAACAACTGGACAGGACGATATGAAGGTCTTAGTACAGTACGAGAAGGTATCTATAATTCAATGAACGTACTGGCAGTTAAAACCTTGCTGGATACCGGTATAAATACCAGTTTCGATTACCTTCAGCATTTTGGATTTACGACTCTTGTAGATAATGAAGAACGAAACGGCAGAATATATACGGATAAAAACCCCGTACTTGCCCTTGGAGGAATTACGGATGGTGTTACTCCTCTGGAACTAACGGCAGCCTATGGTGCTATCGCGAATAAAGGGGTATATAACGAACCAGTATTCTATACTAAAATATTAGATCATGACGGAAATCTTCTCATAGACAATACGCCTCAACAGCGCAGAGTATTAAAAGAAACTACGGCTTTCCTTCTTACAAATATGATGGAAGATGTAATAACCAGAGGAACCGGAGGTCTTGCTCGTTTCAAAAAAATCAATATGCCTATTGCAGGAAAAACCGGAACCACTTCCGATGATAAAGACCTTGTTTTTGCGGGATATACTCCTTACTATGTAGCAGGAATCTGGTTAGGTCATGATACGCCGAAGAAACTTCGTTATGATAAGAGCTATCATAATTTGCTCTGGTCTGCTATCATGGAAGAAATCCACAAAGAACTGCCTACTAAAAAGTTTGAAGTACCAAACGGAATCGTACAGGCAAGAATATGTACCGAATCAGGCAAACTGGCTACATCCACTTGCGAACATGATCCGAGGGGATCTACTGCAAAATATGAGTATTTTGAGCAAGGAACACAGCCTAAAGATTACTGTGACGTTCATAAGGTAGAAAAAATTTGTATTGTATCTGGTCAGCTTGCAAATGAATACTGTCCTGAAGACACCATTAAAGAAAAAGTATTTATCGTAAGACCAGTGCCTTATGTTCCTGCAAGCAAGAATGGCCCATTTCCAAAGGATGCTCAATATGAACTTCCTGTTTCTAAGGAAAATGCTTCTTGTAATATGCACGGGCCTAATGCAAATACAAATATTGATCCAAATAATCCTGATGGATTTACAATTCCGGAAGCAGACGGCAGTGGAAATATAATCACGCCTGGTAATAACGGAAACTCTAATAATAACGGAAATACTGGCAATAACGGAAATCCTGGAAACAACAACTCCCAGAATCCTTTTACACCGCCAGATTCACATACGCCAGATTCCAGTATCACAGATACTCCAAATAGTATGGATGATTTTTATATTCCATTACCTTAA